TCGCAACGCGAATAAGACGGTCCTGCATCTCTTTTGGCAAAGTAGATGCGAGATTTAGTAGACCACCCAGTGCTTGGTTCATGTACTGTAGCTGCTCCTTCGTTTGTGCAAGAACCTTTTGATCGAAGGGCCCGAAACTCAATTCGCCTTTCAGCAACGCGATGGAAGGACTCACGGCGAGTAATATCTCTGCAACTTCGATCGAGATATGCTCCGCGACTGCACCCAGGGCATGATTTCTATCTGTTCGGCCCCAGTGAGAAATCAGAAGAGCGTAGTGATCTGATAGACTTCGCACCGAGTTTGCGAGAATCTTGCAGACGTGCGTGGTTCCAGATGGTGGACTTGGGAATAATTGCACGACAAAAGCAGCGACGAAGCCGATCAATACTGTGACGACTCGCTTCCAAAATGCTTCGTAGCCTTTACCAGGAAGGCCGTACTGGACGATATGATCGTGATCCCAGCTGAAGCCGAGAACGAGACAGAAGGTAGCTCCTCCCATGATTGTAGCAAATGCGAATGATGGGGGAAGATAAAGACGCCACCATAGCATGGGAATGATCATCACGCCTGTTGAAGCCGCCATGCCGTACGGATTGCCAACACCACTTCCAGCACCGATATACCAAGCCACCATACCTATGACTCCTCCGACAATAGTTCCAATCGTACGAGCGATAAGTGAAAACGTAAAGTCAGCGAGATACACAAGCAAAACCGTCTGAGCACTAATAACGGCCCAGATGCCCTTCTCTCGGTAGAAGAAACCAGCTGTACTGGGAAGTACTGCCGGTATGGACGTGGCAATGGTAACAGCAACCATTCTCAGCGCATACATGCCAGATGGATTGACCAACCAGTTGTACGTCGCGATGAAAACTCGACCAATCTTGCTTCTCTGTGCAGAAGAGCCTTTGTATCCTCGGCTGATATCTAGTCTTCGTTTCGTCTCCTTCGTTTGCTCATCGAAGTCGCCATCCATCATTTGATCTGGATCCTCCTCTGTTGAGATATCATAGCCTGGAAATGTGATTTGTCCGTGGAATATCCAGGCCAAAGCATACTGTAGCCGTGATGGAACCCATATGCGGTGACTTGTTCGTATTTCGGAGAGGTGGAGTATGTACTCCAATAACTTCTCAGTCGCAATGGCCATGTTCAAAATTCGTTCCTCGATTACCATAGCAATTACCATGCTTGGTAGGAATGGCCGATCAGTCCCCTCCACTGGCTTGAGGCGGCCATTCTCGTCAAACAATTCTGCGTGAGCCTCGAGAACGCCCTTTGTTGTGTTGATGACGCACGCCTCCCTCGCCTGCCGCGACCTTGCCAAAGTATCATGAAGATTTCGGTTCAGCTCCTCCCACCGTTCAGGCGATGGCTTTCCCATCCATCGGCAAGAATTGACAGCATGGATGTAATCTGCTGCAAGATTAATAGCTTGCGGTCCGATCTCCAGCAAGTCTGATGTCGTATCCCGAAGCGTATTCCTCGTCCGAGAGCGTATCTCGGATCCTTCAGGCCTCTGGAAAGCACTCAAAATCGTGGCATTTTCGtgtcgatggtgttgacctATCTCgtacttctccttgtctgTTGCTGGACCAATTCGTCCGTCTTCTTGAGCCTTGATatgttcctcttccttctgctTGCCGCGGACTTGCGCAATCTGGAAGTCGAGAAGATATAGACTGGAAAACATGACTTTTCGCGCTCGCTGGTGCAGACCTCTGACATCATCTGCGTTCCATCGGCCACGAGAAAAGTCAATCGGAAGAAACGCGAGGGCTGGCTGTCCGGCCTTGAAGACAGCGATCATACCAGCCCTACTCCCTTGAAGCTCAGCAAGCGGGATGGCCTCATCAGCAAAACGCCTCTTCGTCGCTGACAGGCCCGAGTTGGACATACGGACTAGCTTCTCAATCTGGCCAAGAACCATGTACGATGTTGACTGggggaagagaagcaggcaGCATGCTAAGCCCAGACCAATTCCAATGGCTCCAGGCTTGACGAGAATAGCTGCGAGGTCGCCTTGAAATGACGGAAGTGTCGGGCcaaagaggatgaagaggtcgGTAACG
This DNA window, taken from Fusarium fujikuroi IMI 58289 draft genome, chromosome FFUJ_chr11, encodes the following:
- a CDS encoding related to membrane protein, which encodes MTSSDEASAHQNEAAKALPKRKLPPWLDHFNAHDMKIFLRCWIAIWVMMLLIFIHPSLVEIGQATFLGAILLFAVPPASILFIYLLAALSLLLGMCLAWCWGLLTMKAALATRSDTETQAKLQALQQQVGEIAKTTGQTPAWEAQILIHEGFMLDARVTAVYFSMGCLFIYVLARLRCANPKLVLMQIFGTIVTDLFILFGPTLPSFQGDLAAILVKPGAIGIGLGLACCLLLFPQSTSYMVLGQIEKLVRMSNSGLSATKRRFADEAIPLAELQGSRAGMIAVFKAGQPALAFLPIDFSRGRWNADDVRGLHQRARKVMFSSLYLLDFQIAQVRGKQKEEEHIKAQEDGRIGPATDKEKYEIGQHHRHENATILSAFQRPEGSEIRSRTRNTLRDTTSDLLEIGPQAINLAADYIHAVNSCRWMGKPSPERWEELNRNLHDTLARSRQAREACVINTTKGVLEAHAELFDENGRLKPVEGTDRPFLPSMVIAMVIEERILNMAIATEKLLEYILHLSEIRTSHRIWVPSRLQYALAWIFHGQITFPGYDISTEEDPDQMMDGDFDEQTKETKRRLDISRGYKGSSAQRSKIGRVFIATYNWLVNPSGMYALRMVAVTIATSIPAVLPSTAGFFYREKGIWAVISAQTVLLVYLADFTFSLIARTIGTIVGGVIGMVAWYIGAGSGVGNPYGMAASTGVMIIPMLWWRLYLPPSFAFATIMGGATFCLVLGFSWDHDHIVQYGLPGKGYEAFWKRVVTVLIGFVAAFVVQLFPSPPSGTTHVCKILANSVRSLSDHYALLISHWGRTDRNHALGAVAEHISIEVAEILLAVSPSIALLKGELSFGPFDQKVLAQTKEQLQYMNQALGGLLNLASTLPKEMQDRLIRVANILDERSIGDVMAVLGIIEQSLRTGSPLPERLPAPLVRRAIDSFYASKSEVLLTTTLVADEDHRRYCVAVTLYLKFLGSIDDLLIVLKTALGERHIIYQWDDVKDIA